A genomic region of Tsukamurella pulmonis contains the following coding sequences:
- a CDS encoding YybH family protein — translation MDHTIPAGDVLAAADRIIEAFAATDTERYFAGFHPRASFVFHTEPRTLADRAAYERLWAGWVDSGWRVLSCASTERVVTVVGRTAVFSHAVHTVTQDGDGTRTETRERESIVFAVGEDGALIAVHEHLAVA, via the coding sequence ATGGACCACACGATCCCCGCGGGCGACGTGCTCGCCGCAGCCGATCGGATCATCGAGGCCTTCGCCGCCACGGACACCGAGCGTTACTTCGCCGGCTTCCACCCGCGGGCGAGCTTCGTCTTCCACACGGAACCGCGCACACTGGCCGACCGCGCCGCCTACGAGCGACTGTGGGCCGGCTGGGTCGACTCCGGTTGGCGCGTCCTCTCCTGCGCGAGCACCGAGCGCGTGGTGACGGTCGTCGGGCGGACGGCGGTCTTCAGCCACGCGGTGCACACCGTCACCCAGGACGGCGACGGCACCCGCACGGAGACCCGCGAGCGCGAGAGCATCGTCTTCGCCGTGGGCGAGGACGGCGCGCTCATCGCCGTCCACGAGCACCTCGCGGTCGCCTGA
- a CDS encoding prolipoprotein diacylglyceryl transferase family protein, whose protein sequence is MTESVGAPVRHDAVQASERISTITGPVGGCDPVNEAEPQGLSATYVLDAVSAPGALRMQYEGLRIGAEADDTQGRFTCQRDVSLAAARGRPVAVTERLSGIPAGEWDIRVRAAWTPAATQAGELAGEMKLPDQQMRVRTVFAPLAHGPAVAAWCWPLLVGLGAVVAVALMAVNVSLAGGSAFAAVGISGVACAVGFLGARLWFLAIHRMPLRKLLSSGACIQGFNAAAAVVLVMGAPAIGLSWGAVLDSAAPALLAGMAVGRPGCWLTGCCAGKVTVSRWSLWSSDRRVAASRYPVQLFEAAACGTLAIGAEFLFLGVRHSGAIFVIGLAAYALIRQVLFPLRSDPHTRWGRTAVAAGATAAIAVAIWVMTL, encoded by the coding sequence GTGACCGAATCCGTCGGCGCGCCGGTGCGGCATGACGCGGTGCAGGCGTCGGAGAGGATCTCGACGATCACCGGTCCGGTGGGCGGTTGCGACCCAGTGAACGAAGCGGAGCCACAAGGACTGTCCGCTACGTACGTGCTAGACGCGGTCAGCGCTCCCGGTGCGCTCCGGATGCAGTACGAGGGCCTACGGATCGGCGCCGAGGCCGACGATACGCAAGGGCGATTCACCTGCCAGCGCGATGTCAGTCTCGCGGCGGCCCGCGGGCGGCCGGTCGCTGTGACCGAGCGGCTATCGGGGATCCCGGCAGGCGAGTGGGATATTCGGGTGCGAGCAGCGTGGACACCGGCTGCGACGCAGGCGGGCGAGCTGGCGGGCGAGATGAAGCTTCCGGACCAGCAGATGCGGGTCCGGACGGTGTTCGCGCCTCTGGCACACGGGCCCGCGGTGGCAGCGTGGTGTTGGCCGCTGCTGGTGGGGCTCGGCGCTGTCGTCGCGGTCGCGCTCATGGCAGTGAACGTCTCCCTCGCTGGCGGCTCTGCATTCGCGGCGGTGGGGATCAGCGGTGTGGCCTGTGCTGTGGGGTTTCTCGGCGCGCGGTTGTGGTTCTTGGCAATCCATCGGATGCCGCTACGGAAGCTGCTGTCCTCCGGAGCCTGCATTCAGGGGTTCAACGCCGCTGCCGCGGTGGTCTTGGTGATGGGGGCGCCGGCGATCGGACTGTCATGGGGCGCGGTGCTCGATTCTGCTGCCCCGGCACTGCTCGCAGGGATGGCCGTCGGGAGGCCGGGGTGTTGGCTGACCGGCTGTTGCGCTGGAAAGGTCACCGTGTCGCGGTGGTCACTGTGGTCATCGGATCGGAGGGTGGCCGCTTCACGCTATCCGGTGCAGCTGTTTGAAGCTGCGGCGTGCGGGACGCTGGCGATAGGGGCCGAATTCCTGTTCCTGGGCGTCCGGCACTCGGGAGCGATCTTCGTGATCGGACTCGCTGCCTACGCGCTGATCCGGCAGGTGCTGTTTCCGCTGCGCTCCGACCCGCACACTCGGTGGGGGCGTACCGCAGTCGCAGCAGGTGCTACGGCCGCGATCGCGGTGGCGATATGGGTGATGACGTTGTGA
- a CDS encoding BlaI/MecI/CopY family transcriptional regulator: MRPLPGELESAVMQVLWDSEHALKVQEVVDALDTGRALAYTTVMTVLDNLHRKQWVQREKVGKAYFYEPTLSRAEAATQALRDVLDASGDPEAVLLHFTESASDEESKVIRRALRRRSRQQ, translated from the coding sequence GTGCGACCCTTGCCTGGTGAGTTGGAATCCGCGGTCATGCAAGTGCTCTGGGACAGTGAGCACGCCTTGAAGGTGCAGGAGGTGGTCGATGCCCTCGACACCGGGCGGGCACTGGCCTACACCACGGTGATGACGGTTCTAGACAACCTGCACCGCAAGCAGTGGGTCCAACGCGAGAAGGTCGGCAAGGCCTACTTCTACGAGCCGACACTCAGCCGCGCGGAGGCTGCGACCCAGGCGCTGCGTGACGTGCTGGATGCATCCGGCGATCCTGAGGCAGTGCTGCTGCACTTCACCGAGTCCGCGTCGGACGAGGAATCAAAGGTCATCCGGCGGGCACTACGCCGTCGGTCACGGCAGCAATAG
- the lnt gene encoding apolipoprotein N-acyltransferase, with translation MFISFPPTALWGAAPVGVALVVAAVWGCGIGQALLYGYAAGLAFFLPLLPWVGIYVGAGPWIALAAVEAVAVAVFGALVSRMVVLPGYPLWCACAWTATEALRSRLPFGGFPWGKLAFGQTDGPLVQLAAVGGAPAVSFAVALIGCSGFAVVRAALRRSPRAAVRASLGGILPFAGAALLIALPAYEPRASVTVAVIQGNVPRLGLDFNAQRAAVLENHLRRTEDLASAIESGQMPRPAMIVWPENASDIDPLRDRQVRARIDETVNRLGVPVLVGAVLSADDGTSRNVSIVWNPGSGPGQQHIKRRLVPFGEYLPMRPVATRLSAYADKAGRFVPGDGDGIVTLAGIPTAAAICYEVAFDDLIRESVRGGAQLITVPTNNATFGRTAMSFQQLAMSRLRAIEHRRTVLIAATSGVSAVVTPDGTVTDQSALFSADTLIATVPLDDRLTLATRWGALPEAITSALAAAALIAATVFKRRARRTSGLKRSVPADTTPVPIDEQKSP, from the coding sequence ATGTTCATCTCGTTCCCACCCACCGCGCTGTGGGGAGCGGCGCCGGTCGGTGTCGCGCTCGTGGTCGCCGCCGTGTGGGGCTGCGGAATCGGCCAAGCCCTGCTGTACGGTTACGCCGCGGGGCTGGCGTTCTTCCTGCCCTTGCTTCCGTGGGTAGGCATCTACGTTGGGGCTGGGCCGTGGATCGCGCTCGCCGCGGTCGAAGCCGTCGCGGTAGCGGTGTTCGGCGCCTTGGTCAGCCGGATGGTGGTTCTCCCCGGCTACCCGCTGTGGTGCGCCTGCGCGTGGACAGCGACGGAGGCACTGCGCAGCCGCCTGCCATTCGGCGGGTTCCCTTGGGGAAAGTTGGCGTTCGGGCAGACCGATGGGCCTCTCGTACAGTTGGCCGCGGTCGGCGGCGCACCGGCTGTCTCGTTCGCGGTCGCCCTCATCGGGTGCTCCGGTTTCGCCGTGGTCCGCGCGGCACTGCGGAGGTCACCGCGCGCTGCTGTCCGTGCGTCGCTTGGTGGCATCCTCCCGTTCGCCGGCGCAGCACTCCTAATCGCGCTACCAGCGTACGAACCGCGAGCGAGCGTGACCGTTGCGGTGATCCAAGGCAACGTTCCCCGCCTAGGACTGGACTTCAATGCTCAGCGTGCCGCAGTGCTCGAGAATCACCTACGACGCACCGAGGACCTCGCCAGTGCCATCGAATCTGGCCAGATGCCCCGGCCCGCCATGATCGTCTGGCCCGAGAACGCCTCGGATATCGACCCGCTGCGCGATCGGCAGGTGCGCGCGCGGATCGATGAGACGGTCAACAGGCTCGGCGTACCTGTCCTCGTCGGTGCAGTACTCTCCGCCGACGACGGCACATCACGCAACGTCTCCATCGTCTGGAACCCCGGCTCCGGTCCAGGGCAGCAACACATCAAGCGGCGACTGGTGCCCTTCGGGGAGTACCTACCGATGCGGCCGGTCGCAACCCGCCTGTCCGCATACGCCGACAAGGCCGGCCGGTTCGTGCCTGGCGATGGTGACGGCATTGTCACCCTCGCTGGCATACCGACCGCGGCTGCCATCTGCTACGAAGTGGCCTTCGACGACCTCATCCGTGAATCTGTACGTGGTGGAGCTCAGCTGATCACCGTGCCCACCAACAACGCGACGTTCGGCCGCACGGCCATGTCATTCCAACAACTGGCGATGTCCCGACTGCGGGCCATTGAGCACCGCCGCACCGTCCTGATCGCCGCGACGAGTGGCGTCAGCGCAGTCGTTACCCCGGACGGGACGGTCACCGACCAGTCCGCACTGTTCAGTGCGGATACTCTGATCGCGACAGTTCCCCTCGACGACCGGCTCACACTCGCCACCCGCTGGGGCGCGTTGCCCGAAGCGATCACGTCCGCCCTGGCCGCTGCGGCTCTGATCGCCGCAACGGTGTTCAAACGGCGCGCACGTCGCACCTCCGGTCTCAAACGGTCGGTCCCCGCCGATACGACGCCCGTGCCCATCGACGAGCAGAAGAGCCCATGA
- a CDS encoding M56 family metallopeptidase, which translates to MTVFAALVVAAAAIAAAGPVLLTRAGRTRLDPVALLIGWVGALAMLGLLTALAIVALLLPLHADYSVTTAFGDCWSLAVHGTVPQGRRATGAALAALIAGSVVISGVRCVFVLARRRAVATLHCDRIRLVASPAAGDGRVWCLEHDAPLAFAIAAPRGGMVVISRGLQTLLAPSELAAVLAHEHAHLRGRHHLIVAITEVIGQVLRPIPLCRNAPSAVRELVEAIADGAAARRCGAATVHRALLQMASAQSVRQRSGTAGRGPTLAMATTATSARARRLQLPAASRSARVRHCGAVAAATALGSAATVALAALVVSAISCPAL; encoded by the coding sequence ATGACGGTGTTCGCGGCATTGGTCGTCGCGGCGGCTGCGATCGCGGCTGCCGGACCTGTGCTGCTCACCCGCGCGGGGCGTACGCGGCTCGATCCAGTTGCCCTGCTCATCGGCTGGGTGGGAGCGCTGGCAATGCTTGGACTGCTGACGGCGTTAGCGATCGTGGCACTGTTGCTGCCGCTGCACGCAGACTACTCGGTAACCACTGCGTTCGGAGACTGCTGGTCCCTGGCGGTCCATGGCACCGTGCCGCAGGGACGCCGGGCGACCGGCGCCGCACTAGCCGCGCTCATTGCGGGCTCCGTCGTGATCTCCGGCGTGCGCTGCGTCTTCGTCCTCGCGCGCCGGCGGGCGGTCGCGACGTTGCATTGCGACCGAATAAGGCTGGTGGCCAGTCCAGCCGCCGGGGACGGCCGAGTGTGGTGCCTCGAGCACGACGCCCCCTTGGCATTCGCCATCGCCGCACCCAGGGGCGGGATGGTGGTGATCTCCCGCGGCCTACAGACCTTGTTGGCACCCTCCGAGCTGGCGGCAGTGCTGGCACACGAGCACGCACACCTCCGCGGTCGCCACCACCTGATCGTTGCCATCACTGAGGTCATCGGGCAGGTCCTGCGCCCGATCCCGCTGTGCCGGAACGCCCCGAGCGCCGTGCGGGAATTGGTCGAGGCGATCGCTGACGGAGCAGCAGCACGCCGTTGCGGGGCGGCCACGGTACACCGGGCCCTGCTGCAGATGGCCTCCGCACAATCGGTGCGGCAGCGATCAGGGACAGCCGGGCGGGGCCCTACTCTGGCGATGGCGACCACCGCGACCTCGGCGCGGGCCCGCCGCCTACAGCTCCCCGCAGCGAGCCGCAGTGCTCGCGTGCGCCACTGCGGCGCGGTCGCCGCGGCCACCGCCCTGGGATCAGCCGCTACGGTGGCGCTTGCAGCCCTCGTCGTGTCCGCTATTTCCTGCCCAGCGCTCTAG
- a CDS encoding TlpA family protein disulfide reductase, translating to MSVALPPVPDESASTPPWHRRHRYALALIAIAAALLLIAISTAHSLTEKPGDHDTASTGTRTGTEAPLQTSLARGEPKPQCGGTKSASARPAGPLADLSEPCLSTPDVINLGQLTVGRTTLLNFWASWCGTCREEMPILSRYAQRPEAVQVLGINVRDVESYARTFATDLALAYPSIIDADGAVARALQIPPLLPLSFLVRPDGSVQRIVDPLVFRSVQDIEDAVARAQPSLPGK from the coding sequence ATGAGCGTCGCCCTCCCCCCCGTACCCGACGAGAGCGCCTCAACCCCGCCGTGGCATCGCCGGCACCGGTACGCATTGGCCCTGATCGCGATCGCTGCCGCGCTGCTGCTCATCGCCATCTCGACCGCGCACTCGCTCACAGAAAAACCAGGAGACCACGATACGGCCTCCACCGGCACTCGCACTGGAACCGAGGCTCCACTCCAGACCAGCTTAGCCCGTGGTGAACCTAAACCGCAGTGCGGCGGAACGAAATCGGCATCAGCCCGACCCGCTGGGCCCCTGGCTGATCTGTCTGAGCCCTGCCTCAGTACCCCCGATGTGATAAACCTCGGACAACTCACCGTAGGAAGAACCACCTTGCTCAACTTCTGGGCGTCCTGGTGCGGGACATGTCGCGAAGAAATGCCGATCCTCTCGCGCTACGCCCAACGCCCCGAGGCAGTCCAGGTACTCGGGATCAACGTCCGCGACGTCGAGAGTTACGCCCGCACCTTCGCCACCGATCTCGCTCTCGCGTACCCGAGCATCATCGACGCAGACGGCGCGGTGGCGAGGGCACTGCAGATCCCGCCTTTGCTGCCGCTGTCCTTTCTCGTCCGCCCCGACGGCTCCGTGCAGCGGATCGTGGACCCGCTGGTCTTCCGATCAGTACAGGACATCGAGGACGCTGTTGCGAGGGCGCAACCCTCGCTGCCGGGCAAGTGA
- a CDS encoding NlpC/P60 family protein encodes MVNQHRWASGMQRAAAVTIVAAIVVGGADPAWARHVGDDPRAGHSVAVVPSLIVRLADFDQQIAALQNDVDIRRQSVNKAVIDVALAADAARAATNAVVVADREAVASDQAVDAAQRRLDEMLRAAYMQGNTSGGVADALTAPDGQTAVDRTAVLRRVAAAQAGTVTGLNDARRRARSSRDAARIAKISADAAAGAAADRRTRAQGSVAQTLEALRSATDQRRRLDLRRQTAARALAEAKAKSGDAAGQQRIYDQYVVSEQQTVTVPSSQPAPAPAAPPNASTPVAAPSAAPAVSAPGGPPSAATAASSLLGQLSNLFGFTPQPQTASQVPAQAAAQVPAIQAPVAPVSVASMSGKQMIDTVIARGLSVVGTRYSWGGGDINGPTVGVRDGGVADTFRDFANPGFDCSGLTLFAFAAVGIKLPHYSGYQYNIGKKVPLAEIKRGDLIFFGPNASQHEALYLGDNQMLEAPESGSTVKVSPLRTDGAMPYVVRLINS; translated from the coding sequence GTGGTGAATCAGCATCGATGGGCGTCTGGAATGCAGCGGGCGGCGGCGGTGACGATCGTGGCTGCGATCGTGGTCGGCGGAGCGGATCCTGCGTGGGCGCGGCACGTGGGAGACGACCCTCGAGCAGGTCACTCGGTCGCGGTGGTTCCTTCGTTGATCGTGCGCCTTGCGGACTTTGATCAGCAGATCGCGGCTTTGCAGAACGACGTTGACATTCGGCGGCAGTCGGTGAACAAGGCGGTGATCGACGTGGCGTTGGCCGCCGACGCTGCGCGGGCCGCGACGAATGCAGTAGTAGTTGCGGATCGGGAGGCCGTGGCTTCCGACCAGGCAGTGGATGCTGCTCAGCGCAGGCTCGATGAGATGCTCCGCGCCGCCTACATGCAGGGGAACACCTCGGGCGGGGTCGCGGATGCTCTGACCGCCCCGGATGGGCAGACGGCGGTAGACCGCACTGCGGTTCTTCGGCGCGTTGCTGCCGCCCAGGCAGGTACTGTCACCGGCCTCAATGACGCCCGGCGGCGGGCGCGATCGAGCCGCGATGCTGCGCGGATCGCGAAGATCTCCGCGGATGCAGCGGCTGGCGCGGCTGCCGACCGCCGCACCCGAGCGCAGGGGTCGGTGGCCCAGACCCTGGAGGCGCTGCGTTCGGCGACCGATCAACGCCGACGGTTGGATTTGCGTCGGCAGACGGCCGCAAGGGCGCTCGCCGAGGCGAAGGCGAAGTCCGGGGATGCCGCAGGTCAGCAGCGGATCTATGACCAATACGTCGTCAGCGAACAGCAGACAGTGACGGTGCCTTCCTCGCAGCCGGCTCCTGCACCGGCGGCACCCCCGAACGCAAGCACACCCGTAGCGGCTCCTTCTGCGGCACCGGCAGTGTCGGCGCCCGGGGGGCCACCGTCGGCCGCGACCGCAGCGTCGTCGTTGCTCGGGCAACTGAGCAACCTGTTCGGGTTCACGCCGCAACCGCAGACCGCATCCCAGGTCCCGGCTCAAGCGGCAGCCCAGGTGCCTGCAATCCAGGCACCAGTAGCGCCTGTGTCAGTCGCGTCGATGTCGGGCAAGCAAATGATTGACACGGTCATTGCCCGGGGCCTGTCGGTGGTCGGCACCAGATATTCCTGGGGGGGTGGTGATATCAACGGCCCCACCGTCGGGGTCCGCGACGGCGGCGTTGCCGATACCTTCCGTGACTTCGCGAACCCGGGATTTGATTGCTCGGGCCTGACGCTGTTCGCATTTGCTGCCGTCGGCATCAAGCTCCCGCACTACAGCGGCTACCAGTACAACATCGGCAAGAAGGTTCCGCTCGCTGAGATCAAGCGGGGTGACCTGATCTTCTTCGGCCCGAATGCGAGCCAGCACGAAGCGCTCTATCTGGGTGACAACCAGATGCTTGAGGCACCCGAGTCCGGATCGACGGTCAAAGTATCGCCGCTGCGCACCGACGGCGCGATGCCCTACGTGGTCCGGCTGATCAATTCGTAG
- a CDS encoding L,D-transpeptidase, translating to MVLQRRTLLARTATGIGAVAITSACGVEWGAVPLSGPSSSPESSGAGLRIELAPADGAAEVTPRTPVTVHVVGTGALAEVTLTNEAGRAVAGTLDAPRKFWSAGEPLGFGRTYRLRAVAVDEAGRRTERQSTFTTLAPQAQVTMELATTAGIPVGEGRTYGVGLVLVAKFDTDIADRAEAERRMKVTCTPAVEGAWCWVSNTEAHWRPEKYHTPGTQITVDAALYGVRLGERLYGAEDVRASATIGASHVSIADDATKTVTVYDGGNLVRTMPTSMGMGGSEIINGNTISFWTQRGIYTVMDKANPVVMDSSTYGLPINSRLGYKQTINYATRISTDGIYLHQLDSSVWAQGNTNTSHGCLNLNGDNARWFFDFSVPGDIVEIRNTGGAPLEQWQNGDWSVPWQQWTKASALASSEGR from the coding sequence ATGGTTCTGCAACGGCGAACTCTGCTGGCGCGGACGGCAACCGGAATCGGAGCCGTCGCGATCACGTCCGCCTGCGGTGTTGAGTGGGGCGCGGTGCCGCTGAGCGGCCCCTCGTCCTCACCGGAATCGTCCGGCGCCGGTCTACGGATCGAGTTGGCGCCGGCCGACGGCGCCGCGGAAGTCACGCCACGAACACCGGTCACTGTCCATGTCGTGGGCACTGGCGCCCTCGCCGAAGTCACGCTCACCAACGAGGCGGGGCGTGCCGTTGCCGGCACGTTGGACGCACCGCGCAAATTCTGGTCGGCCGGTGAGCCCCTTGGATTCGGCCGCACCTACCGCTTGCGAGCGGTCGCGGTCGATGAGGCAGGACGCCGGACCGAACGGCAGAGCACGTTCACCACGCTCGCACCACAGGCGCAGGTGACGATGGAGCTGGCAACGACGGCGGGCATCCCGGTCGGCGAAGGGCGGACCTACGGTGTGGGGCTGGTGCTAGTGGCGAAGTTCGACACCGACATCGCAGACCGCGCCGAGGCAGAACGTCGTATGAAAGTCACCTGTACACCCGCGGTCGAGGGAGCGTGGTGCTGGGTCTCGAATACCGAAGCGCATTGGCGACCTGAGAAATACCACACGCCGGGCACTCAGATCACCGTGGACGCCGCGCTATACGGTGTCCGCCTGGGCGAGCGCCTCTACGGCGCCGAGGACGTGCGTGCCAGTGCGACCATCGGCGCCTCGCATGTCTCGATCGCCGACGACGCGACCAAGACGGTCACCGTCTACGACGGCGGTAATCTCGTCCGTACGATGCCCACCTCCATGGGCATGGGCGGCAGCGAGATCATCAACGGCAACACCATCAGCTTCTGGACCCAACGGGGCATCTACACCGTGATGGACAAGGCGAACCCGGTGGTGATGGACTCGTCCACCTACGGGCTACCGATCAACTCGCGCTTGGGGTACAAACAGACGATCAACTACGCGACACGGATCAGCACAGACGGTATCTACCTGCACCAACTCGACAGTTCTGTGTGGGCGCAGGGCAACACGAACACTTCCCACGGGTGCCTCAACCTCAACGGTGACAACGCTCGATGGTTCTTCGACTTCTCGGTCCCCGGCGACATCGTCGAAATCCGCAACACTGGCGGCGCACCTCTCGAGCAATGGCAGAACGGTGACTGGAGTGTGCCCTGGCAGCAGTGGACCAAAGCCAGCGCCCTGGCGTCGTCGGAAGGCCGCTGA
- a CDS encoding Lrp/AsnC family transcriptional regulator yields the protein MDGVDRLLVDLLADDGRRSHRDLAAAAGITRATVAARLRRLAESGAFTVQGVVHPSVLGRGSICYARIAVDGAAAPVAEAAAALPEVVYVSVTTGRFAVAAEIRTGSDDAVDATLTRLRAMPGVAHVEALGYREVIRDAVGPVGEPTAQLDEADVALLRVLETDGRASYVRLGAAAGLSAAAARRRVLRLVAASVVRIGPIASRGSEHALGMGIGVRGDVREAAREVGAIAGAGFLARTLGAFDLLVTVRAPSAAGLAATVDAVRALPAVGTVETWSHLRFVKESYASLSAAAG from the coding sequence ATGGACGGGGTGGACCGGCTCCTGGTGGACCTGCTGGCCGACGACGGCCGGCGCAGTCACCGCGACCTCGCGGCCGCCGCGGGGATCACCCGCGCCACGGTCGCCGCGCGGCTGCGCCGGCTCGCCGAGTCCGGCGCGTTCACGGTGCAGGGCGTGGTGCATCCTTCGGTGCTCGGCCGCGGCAGCATCTGTTACGCGCGGATCGCCGTCGACGGTGCCGCCGCCCCCGTCGCGGAGGCGGCGGCCGCGCTGCCGGAGGTGGTCTACGTGTCCGTCACCACCGGCCGGTTCGCCGTGGCCGCGGAGATCCGCACCGGCTCGGACGACGCGGTCGACGCCACCCTCACCCGCCTGCGCGCGATGCCGGGCGTGGCGCACGTCGAGGCGCTGGGCTACCGGGAGGTGATCCGGGACGCGGTGGGTCCGGTGGGCGAGCCGACGGCTCAGCTCGACGAGGCCGACGTGGCGCTCCTGCGCGTCCTCGAGACCGACGGCCGCGCCTCATACGTGCGGCTCGGTGCGGCGGCGGGACTCTCCGCGGCGGCCGCACGGCGGCGGGTCCTGCGTCTGGTGGCGGCCTCGGTGGTGCGGATCGGCCCCATCGCCAGCCGCGGCTCCGAGCACGCGCTGGGCATGGGGATCGGTGTCCGCGGCGACGTGCGGGAGGCCGCCCGCGAGGTGGGCGCGATCGCGGGCGCCGGCTTCCTCGCGCGCACGCTGGGCGCCTTCGACCTCCTGGTGACGGTGCGGGCACCGTCGGCCGCGGGACTGGCCGCGACGGTCGACGCGGTCCGGGCACTGCCCGCCGTCGGAACGGTGGAGACCTGGTCGCACCTGCGCTTCGTCAAGGAGTCGTACGCCTCGCTGAGTGCGGCCGCGGGCTGA
- a CDS encoding DinB family protein, translated as MARYADEDLTGAEFRECDLSGARFVGAVMQDVRIDGLVAGLVVNGVDVTPYVEAELDRRYPVRPLIRADDPADLRRAAARLHADWDATIDRIRRTPGIENRTVNDEWSAAQTLRHLVFVHDSWFRRCCRGSTALFTPLGVGPESGPYRGTHGVDPSLDPPFDEVVTVRAAQTAELEAWLDGITPARLAVPAPVPDDDVWPPYARGRSVLQCLRTVLTETFEHHRYCVRDLDLLAAG; from the coding sequence ATGGCCCGCTACGCCGATGAGGATCTGACCGGGGCCGAGTTCCGGGAGTGCGATCTGTCCGGGGCGCGCTTCGTGGGTGCGGTGATGCAGGACGTGCGGATCGACGGGCTCGTCGCCGGCCTCGTGGTGAACGGGGTCGACGTGACGCCGTACGTCGAGGCGGAGCTCGACCGGCGCTACCCGGTGCGCCCGCTGATCCGCGCCGACGATCCCGCGGATCTGCGTCGCGCGGCGGCGCGGCTGCACGCCGACTGGGACGCCACGATCGATCGAATCCGGCGTACGCCGGGAATCGAGAATCGCACCGTGAACGACGAGTGGTCCGCGGCGCAGACCTTGCGGCACCTCGTCTTCGTCCACGACTCCTGGTTCCGCCGCTGCTGCCGGGGCTCGACCGCGCTGTTCACGCCGCTCGGCGTCGGCCCGGAATCCGGCCCCTACCGCGGCACCCACGGCGTGGATCCCTCGCTCGATCCGCCGTTCGACGAGGTCGTGACCGTGCGCGCCGCCCAGACCGCCGAGCTGGAGGCCTGGCTCGACGGGATCACGCCCGCGCGGCTCGCGGTGCCCGCGCCGGTGCCCGACGACGACGTCTGGCCGCCGTACGCGCGTGGCCGCTCGGTGCTGCAGTGCCTGCGCACCGTCCTCACCGAGACCTTCGAGCACCACCGCTACTGCGTGCGCGACCTCGACCTACTCGCCGCCGGCTGA